The Halomicronema hongdechloris C2206 genome includes a window with the following:
- a CDS encoding EAL domain-containing response regulator, which yields MEVPALLVVDDEPDNFDVIQTLLKHQDYRLHYVASGEEAIAALTACQPDLILLDVMMPGIDGIEVCRRIKALPQWEMVPIIMVTALTSKRDLAQCLTAGADDFISKPVSRIELTARVRSMLRIRQQYQQLATFNTRLEVMVKQRTTQLQTMIFQDALTNLPSRTYLLQQLAVTLKSGTSCALVVLGCDQFKLVNGSFGHAVGDQLLIAIAERLRQYLRVNDVLARLGGDEFCFLLRRVEHPAALEPFMQTILRSFNAPFTVAHCEIFMTVCLGVAVGNVVDQHPLELLQDADTAMHLAKLHGKGSYRLFDRQMHVAMLNRLTLENDLQRALKQQEFVTYYQPIVNLLTRKIIGFEALVRWRSPGRGMVLPGEFIPSMETTGLIVPIGLVILKQACRQLHTWHQGGWTDLTMSVNLSARQFASSTLLADIDAILAETGVDPTSLKLEITETVIMDNAEIAIALTKALRSRQIQISIDDFGTGYSSLGYLHRFPVDSLKIDRSFIDQTQSENINYHVVETIVALSKQLGLSVIAEGIEIPQQLEWLQQLGCDFGQGYLFSKPLPASESSRFVASSLGYPRRSGNVGHRNLLQQ from the coding sequence ATGGAGGTGCCTGCGCTCTTAGTCGTCGACGATGAGCCTGATAATTTTGATGTGATTCAAACATTACTCAAACATCAGGATTATCGACTGCATTATGTGGCCAGCGGCGAGGAGGCGATCGCTGCGCTGACCGCCTGCCAACCAGACCTGATTTTGCTAGACGTTATGATGCCGGGCATTGATGGCATTGAAGTCTGTCGACGCATTAAGGCCCTGCCGCAGTGGGAAATGGTGCCGATTATCATGGTCACAGCACTAACGAGCAAGCGGGATCTCGCCCAGTGTTTAACAGCGGGTGCCGATGACTTCATCAGTAAGCCGGTCAGTCGCATCGAGTTAACGGCAAGGGTGCGATCGATGTTGCGCATCCGGCAACAATATCAGCAATTGGCCACCTTCAATACTCGTTTAGAAGTCATGGTGAAACAGCGAACCACCCAGTTGCAAACCATGATTTTTCAGGATGCGCTGACCAACCTGCCCAGCCGAACGTACTTATTGCAGCAATTGGCGGTGACCCTAAAATCTGGAACCTCATGTGCATTAGTCGTTCTGGGCTGCGATCAGTTCAAACTCGTCAATGGTTCCTTCGGTCATGCCGTCGGCGATCAGCTTCTGATCGCCATCGCTGAGCGTTTGCGACAGTACCTCCGTGTTAACGACGTCTTAGCCCGTCTGGGAGGGGATGAGTTTTGCTTTTTGCTGCGCCGAGTTGAGCATCCAGCCGCACTGGAGCCATTCATGCAAACCATTTTGCGCAGCTTTAACGCACCGTTTACGGTTGCCCATTGTGAAATCTTTATGACCGTCTGTCTGGGAGTGGCAGTGGGCAATGTTGTCGATCAACACCCCCTAGAGCTGCTGCAAGATGCCGATACGGCCATGCATCTAGCAAAGTTGCACGGCAAGGGGAGCTATCGACTGTTCGATCGTCAGATGCATGTCGCCATGCTCAACCGCTTAACGCTGGAAAACGATTTGCAGCGTGCGTTGAAACAGCAAGAGTTTGTGACTTACTACCAACCGATTGTGAATCTGCTAACCCGTAAGATAATCGGGTTTGAAGCATTAGTCCGTTGGCGAAGTCCTGGGCGAGGAATGGTTTTGCCCGGAGAGTTTATTCCCTCCATGGAGACAACCGGGTTGATTGTGCCGATCGGGTTGGTTATCCTAAAGCAGGCCTGCCGACAACTTCACACCTGGCACCAGGGGGGCTGGACAGACCTCACCATGAGTGTGAATCTTTCGGCGCGGCAATTTGCATCCTCAACGCTACTCGCGGATATCGATGCCATCCTGGCAGAAACTGGCGTTGATCCGACTTCCCTAAAATTAGAAATTACCGAAACTGTGATCATGGACAATGCTGAAATTGCCATCGCCCTGACCAAAGCCTTGCGATCGCGGCAGATTCAGATCAGCATTGATGATTTTGGTACAGGGTATTCCTCCCTCGGTTATCTACACCGTTTTCCGGTGGATAGCCTCAAAATCGATCGTTCCTTTATCGACCAAACTCAATCCGAAAATATCAACTATCACGTCGTGGAAACGATTGTTGCGCTCAGCAAGCAACTGGGTCTATCGGTCATTGCAGAGGGGATTGAAATACCCCAGCAGCTGGAATGGCTCCAACAACTTGGGTGTGATTTTGGGCAAGGCTATTTATTTTCTAAACCTCTCCCAGCCTCTGAAAGTAGTCGTTTCGTGGCATCCTCGCTCGGATACCCACGCCGCTCGGGCAATGTCGGTCATCGAAATCTGCTCCAGCAGTAA
- a CDS encoding DinB family protein: MVDNAQFALMAQYNQWMNQKLYAVCASIPDRDRKRDLGAFFKSIHGTLNHLLYGDKAWMGRFTEQPFTGAKLGQELYGDFDELRQARVVLDQQILAWAQQLNVDWLHAAFEYTSGIDSQTRVLPTWVLVTHMFNHQTHHRGQLTTLIKQLGYEPGITDLPWLPALNSYG; encoded by the coding sequence ATGGTTGACAATGCTCAGTTCGCCCTGATGGCTCAATATAACCAATGGATGAATCAAAAGCTCTATGCCGTATGTGCATCCATTCCAGATAGAGACAGAAAGCGAGATCTGGGGGCATTCTTTAAGTCTATCCACGGCACCCTCAACCACCTCCTGTACGGCGATAAAGCTTGGATGGGGCGCTTCACCGAACAACCCTTCACAGGGGCCAAGTTGGGCCAGGAGCTCTATGGTGACTTCGACGAGTTGCGCCAAGCTAGGGTAGTGCTAGACCAACAGATCCTGGCCTGGGCTCAGCAATTGAACGTTGATTGGCTCCATGCTGCCTTTGAATACACCAGTGGCATCGATAGTCAGACCCGAGTGCTGCCGACCTGGGTGTTGGTAACTCACATGTTTAACCACCAAACCCATCATCGCGGTCAGCTGACGACGCTGATTAAACAGCTCGGCTATGAACCTGGCATCACTGACTTACCCTGGTTACCAGCCTTGAATTCCTATGGATAA
- a CDS encoding ATP-binding protein, producing the protein MQRPAIPANEMERLAALYRYQILDTPPEQDFDDLTQMAAQICETPIALISLIDETRQWFKSCIGLDVTETPRDISFCGHVVAAEQSLLVIPDTTQDARFADNPLVLKEPNIRFYAGVPLVTPDHYILGTLCVIDRRPRTLTDRQIQQLKRLSRLVISHLELRRNEAAARLLASAVESSDDAIITQTLDGLITSWNVAAERLFGYTQAEAFGQPLALLVPPDHLEEDWQMMGRIKQGERLDHFETVCLHKTGTRLDVSITISPLQDTTRQIVGFSTIVRDMTEQKRSEQAAHFLSQAIAINKAKSEFLASMSHELRTPLNAVLGMAEGLLDGAFGELNSEQNEALQTIERSGSHLLALINDILDFSSLESRRLELTCVPTAVALLCESSMALIRPRALKKAIRLEIQLLPDLPDLLVDRQRICQVLINLLSNAVKFTPAGGQVLLKVFPPPQAAGQGLQNSLRLAVIDTGIGIAPENLNKLFQPFAQIDSALNRQYEGTGLGLALVKHIVELHGGQVGVSSEVGVGSCFTVDLPCTPGAAAHRQRETPPETRLIANQPGPGVSPLILLAEDNDANVSTISSYLKAQGCQVLVAHNGQEAIALAQAETPDLILMDIQMPIMDGLAAMRRIRQDPDLAGIPIIALTSLTGPGDCDRCLEAGANNHLAKPIRLKQLVMLMQQCLAQSET; encoded by the coding sequence ATGCAGAGACCTGCCATTCCAGCCAACGAAATGGAGCGCCTGGCCGCGCTGTACCGTTATCAGATTCTCGACACCCCGCCAGAGCAGGACTTTGATGATTTAACCCAGATGGCCGCTCAGATCTGCGAAACCCCCATCGCCCTGATCTCTCTGATTGATGAAACGCGGCAGTGGTTTAAATCCTGCATAGGCCTCGATGTTACAGAAACGCCGCGCGACATCTCATTTTGCGGTCATGTCGTGGCGGCAGAGCAATCCCTGCTGGTTATCCCCGATACGACCCAGGACGCGCGGTTTGCAGACAACCCGCTGGTCTTGAAAGAGCCGAACATTCGGTTTTATGCAGGCGTTCCCCTGGTAACCCCCGATCACTATATCTTAGGGACCCTGTGTGTCATCGATCGCCGACCCAGAACGTTGACAGATCGGCAGATTCAGCAACTGAAGCGCCTGAGTCGGCTGGTTATCAGTCATCTGGAGCTCAGACGCAATGAAGCCGCTGCGCGTCTCCTGGCCTCTGCGGTCGAGTCCTCCGACGATGCCATTATCACCCAGACGCTGGATGGCCTGATCACCAGTTGGAATGTGGCGGCAGAACGCTTATTCGGCTATACGCAGGCCGAAGCCTTCGGACAACCCTTGGCCCTGCTAGTGCCCCCAGATCACCTGGAGGAAGACTGGCAAATGATGGGTCGGATCAAGCAGGGAGAACGGCTGGATCACTTCGAAACCGTCTGCCTGCACAAAACGGGGACTCGACTCGATGTCTCGATTACGATCTCACCGCTGCAAGACACGACGAGGCAAATCGTGGGGTTCTCCACGATCGTTCGGGACATGACCGAGCAGAAACGGAGTGAGCAGGCCGCGCACTTCCTGTCCCAGGCGATCGCCATCAACAAGGCCAAAAGTGAATTCCTGGCCAGTATGAGTCATGAACTGCGCACGCCCCTGAACGCCGTTCTGGGCATGGCCGAAGGGCTCTTGGATGGAGCCTTTGGGGAACTCAACAGTGAGCAAAACGAAGCCCTGCAAACCATTGAGCGAAGTGGGTCTCACCTGCTGGCCCTGATTAACGACATTCTCGACTTCTCCAGCCTTGAATCACGCCGCCTAGAGCTCACCTGTGTTCCCACGGCTGTGGCGCTACTCTGCGAATCCAGTATGGCCCTGATCAGACCCCGGGCCCTGAAGAAAGCCATTCGGCTCGAAATACAGCTGCTGCCTGACCTCCCTGACCTGCTCGTCGATCGGCAACGCATCTGCCAGGTCCTGATCAATCTGCTCAGCAATGCGGTCAAGTTCACCCCAGCCGGAGGCCAGGTTCTGCTCAAGGTCTTCCCACCCCCCCAGGCAGCCGGACAGGGCCTGCAGAACTCACTGCGACTGGCAGTTATCGATACCGGCATCGGCATTGCCCCCGAGAATCTCAACAAGCTCTTTCAACCCTTTGCCCAGATCGATAGTGCCCTGAATCGCCAATATGAGGGGACCGGCTTGGGGCTGGCCCTGGTGAAACACATCGTCGAGCTACACGGGGGTCAGGTCGGGGTCAGCAGTGAGGTGGGGGTGGGCAGTTGCTTCACCGTTGACCTGCCCTGTACCCCTGGGGCAGCCGCTCATCGGCAACGGGAAACCCCACCTGAAACTCGTCTGATAGCCAATCAGCCGGGACCAGGAGTCTCCCCGTTGATCTTGCTGGCCGAGGATAACGACGCCAATGTCAGTACGATTTCGAGCTATTTAAAGGCCCAGGGGTGCCAGGTGCTGGTGGCCCACAATGGTCAGGAGGCGATCGCCCTGGCCCAAGCGGAAACCCCAGATTTGATTTTGATGGACATTCAAATGCCGATCATGGATGGTCTAGCGGCCATGCGCCGGATCCGGCAAGATCCCGACCTGGCCGGAATCCCGATCATTGCCCTGACCTCCCTAACGGGGCCAGGCGATTGCGATCGATGTTTAGAAGCCGGTGCCAATAACCATCTGGCTAAACCCATTAGACTTAAACAATTGGTCATGCTCATGCAACAGTGTCTCGCTCAATCAGAAACGTAA
- a CDS encoding response regulator translates to MRNEPESLLILVIDDDRYMRLRLSHMIRQEGYRVETANDGEQGLEAYQRLHPHLILLDAMMPVMDGFTCCCKLQALPGSEHTPILMITGLDDPASVDQAFEVGAIDYVTKPIHWPVLRQRMRRVLREAQLAQALAQSNRELQQANQELHRLVLLDGLTQVANRRQFDRYLRQEWQRLSREQTPLAIILADVDCFKAYNDTYGHQAGDLCLQTVAEAFSLAATRPADLVARYGGEEFAVILPNTSAPGALRVAEKIQNTLRAFQMPHAQSSVSDYLTLSLGIASLIPSLRSTPEQAIAAADQALYQAKGEGRDRIVIAPDSEIKP, encoded by the coding sequence ATGCGAAATGAACCCGAAAGTCTGCTGATTCTTGTGATCGATGACGATCGCTATATGCGATTGAGATTGAGTCACATGATCCGGCAAGAAGGTTATCGGGTAGAAACCGCCAATGATGGAGAACAGGGGCTGGAGGCTTATCAGCGTCTGCATCCCCATTTGATTTTGCTGGATGCCATGATGCCGGTGATGGATGGCTTCACCTGCTGTTGCAAGCTCCAAGCCTTACCAGGGAGTGAACACACACCGATCTTGATGATCACGGGCCTGGATGATCCAGCCTCGGTAGACCAAGCCTTTGAGGTTGGAGCCATTGACTATGTAACCAAGCCTATCCACTGGCCGGTACTGCGGCAGCGGATGCGGCGAGTCCTACGGGAGGCACAGCTTGCCCAAGCCTTGGCCCAGTCGAATCGGGAATTGCAACAGGCCAATCAGGAACTCCATCGGCTGGTGCTCCTCGATGGTTTGACGCAGGTAGCCAATCGTCGCCAGTTTGATCGGTATCTACGGCAGGAATGGCAGCGTCTGAGCCGGGAGCAGACGCCTCTGGCCATAATTTTGGCAGATGTTGATTGCTTTAAAGCCTATAACGATACCTATGGCCACCAAGCCGGCGATCTGTGTCTGCAGACGGTGGCCGAAGCGTTTAGTTTGGCGGCTACCCGCCCGGCCGATCTGGTGGCCCGCTATGGCGGAGAGGAATTCGCCGTTATTCTGCCAAATACGTCCGCTCCAGGTGCCTTAAGAGTAGCTGAGAAAATTCAAAACACCCTCCGTGCCTTCCAGATGCCCCATGCCCAATCGAGTGTCAGCGACTATTTGACCTTGAGTTTGGGCATTGCCAGCCTGATTCCCTCGCTCAGGTCTACCCCTGAACAAGCCATTGCAGCTGCGGATCAGGCACTCTACCAGGCCAAGGGTGAAGGACGCGATCGCATTGTCATTGCGCCTGACTCCGAGATCAAACCATAG
- a CDS encoding GAF domain-containing protein: MLTQFTRLTQVERRVAIVSDPLAVSPDTLVVRAIASMSGRHGRYQTPGMLAAHLEDYHQEARSSCVVVVEDGQVVGILTEGDVLRLSLQQRPLETLQLHEVMTQPVVTLRESAFTDVLSAVTLLQHHNIQHLPLLNEQDRLVGLVTQGSLHLTALTGQRLRAHQQETLVADMALRVRQHIGLEAVANAIVQEVREFLAADRVIVYQFNPDLSGTIVAEAIVPPWIPALNVQFTDTCFQDNQGGGYREGRIFVAADIYAANLSECHVQLLERFQVRANLVVPIIVSDNETHPLWGLLVAHQCAGPRAWDEDDIHLLQQLSVQLAITLQQADLYHSLQTLNASLEEQVETRTRQLQALASRERLLARISTQIRSSLNLEAVLETAVHEIRSILQCDRINIWQLEAEGPFRVVAESTDSPLSLRGERVNDPCYQDYRDIYRQGRVRVVPDIYTTPMADCHREMLIGLQTRAKILVPLLCGETLWGLLNASESQHPRDWQPADVELMRTLGEQLAIAIQQATTHQELQTELQERQQAEARLQASEQRYASLAAAAPVGIFRADPMSNCLYVNDRWCQIAGLSPAAAAGQGWRQGLHPADRDRVITEWQRATQENCPFQLEYRFQRPDGTVTWVYGQVVAERDVTGQAIGYVGTITDISERKQAELTLQTLIQGTAATTGPDFFPALVSHMAVALNVSYALVTEWVDEELRTLSFWAHGRLQANFAYRPAKTPCERALQDGQFYCADSLQQRFPEDPDLVEMGAESYLGIALRDNQGQAIGNLCILSQQRIQDPERAANLLSVFAARAAAELERQRAMASLKQLNQALESKVAERTQELQHVSDKFQRLVDDIGEKFVVFSHTGPTGRLTYVSAGIAAVFGISKAEVLGQPWQQMFQWLPEDLDAAQQSVQRLQENQEDAQQFEMCFRHPDGSLRTIHVAQHAVRDAAAHLVAVEGIVEDITERKQAEAQLRQTNAELARATRLKDEFLANMSHELRTPLNAILGMTEGLQDAVFGEINAQQHKALQTIERSGSHLLDLINDILDLSKIESGRLELDRAPTAIAPLCQSSLLFIQQQALSKRLQVELKLPPNLPDLFVDERRIRQTLINLLSNAVKFTPAGGRITLKVSPLPREDGPEQQNCLRLAVIDTGIGIAPKNLTKLFQPFVQIDSDLNRQYEGTGLGLALVKRIVELHGGQVALTSEVGVGSCFSIDLPCVAIALPAPQPVLPSEPKRDSYHPRSGVSPLILLAEDNAANVSTLSSYLKAKGYQILVAHNGQEAIALAQANTPDLILMDIQMPVMDGLEATRQIRQDPNLARLPIIALTALAMPGDRERCLAAGASDYLIKPARLRQLVSTIHNLLAP, translated from the coding sequence TTGTTGACCCAGTTTACTCGTCTAACCCAAGTTGAGCGGCGGGTGGCGATCGTCTCGGATCCGCTGGCGGTTTCCCCGGATACCCTTGTGGTGCGGGCGATCGCCTCCATGAGCGGGAGGCACGGACGCTATCAAACCCCTGGCATGTTAGCGGCTCACCTGGAAGATTACCATCAGGAGGCACGGTCAAGCTGTGTCGTGGTTGTAGAAGACGGGCAGGTGGTCGGGATTCTGACGGAAGGGGATGTGCTACGCCTGAGTCTCCAGCAGCGCCCCCTTGAAACTCTGCAACTGCACGAGGTGATGACCCAGCCCGTGGTGACCCTGCGCGAGTCTGCCTTCACCGATGTGCTATCCGCCGTTACCCTGCTCCAGCACCACAACATTCAGCATTTGCCCCTGCTGAATGAGCAGGATCGCCTGGTCGGGCTAGTTACCCAAGGCAGTCTTCACCTAACCGCACTTACGGGTCAACGGCTCCGGGCTCACCAGCAAGAGACGCTGGTGGCCGACATGGCGTTACGGGTGCGGCAGCATATCGGCTTAGAGGCGGTGGCCAATGCCATCGTCCAGGAAGTGCGGGAATTTTTAGCGGCGGATCGGGTCATCGTCTATCAATTCAATCCGGATCTGAGTGGCACGATCGTCGCAGAGGCGATCGTGCCGCCCTGGATCCCTGCCCTGAACGTGCAATTCACCGACACCTGCTTTCAAGACAATCAGGGTGGGGGCTACCGGGAAGGCCGAATCTTTGTTGCCGCTGATATTTATGCGGCTAACCTGTCAGAATGCCATGTGCAACTGCTGGAACGGTTTCAGGTGCGGGCCAACCTAGTGGTGCCTATTATCGTGTCCGACAACGAGACTCACCCCCTCTGGGGCTTACTGGTAGCCCACCAATGCGCTGGCCCCCGTGCCTGGGACGAGGATGATATCCACTTACTACAGCAATTATCGGTGCAGTTGGCCATTACATTGCAACAGGCAGACCTCTATCACTCACTGCAGACCCTCAATGCCTCCCTGGAGGAGCAGGTCGAGACCCGCACCCGCCAACTGCAAGCCCTGGCCAGTCGGGAGCGATTGCTGGCCCGCATATCCACCCAGATCCGTTCATCCCTGAATTTAGAGGCGGTTCTGGAGACCGCCGTGCATGAGATTCGCTCGATCCTGCAGTGCGATCGCATCAATATTTGGCAGCTTGAGGCCGAAGGGCCGTTCAGGGTCGTGGCCGAATCCACTGACTCGCCGCTGTCGCTGCGGGGCGAACGGGTCAATGACCCCTGCTATCAAGATTACCGGGACATTTATCGCCAGGGGCGGGTTCGGGTCGTGCCCGATATCTACACGACGCCCATGGCAGACTGTCACCGGGAAATGCTGATTGGGCTTCAGACACGGGCCAAAATTTTGGTGCCGCTGCTGTGTGGCGAAACCCTCTGGGGATTGCTCAATGCCAGCGAGAGCCAGCACCCCCGTGACTGGCAACCGGCAGATGTGGAACTGATGCGAACCCTGGGGGAGCAACTGGCGATCGCCATCCAGCAGGCGACCACCCACCAAGAACTCCAGACAGAACTGCAGGAGCGCCAGCAAGCCGAAGCCCGACTCCAGGCCAGCGAACAACGCTATGCCAGTCTGGCGGCGGCGGCTCCGGTGGGGATCTTTCGCGCCGATCCAATGAGTAACTGTCTCTACGTCAACGATCGCTGGTGTCAGATCGCGGGCCTCAGCCCCGCAGCGGCAGCGGGTCAGGGCTGGCGACAGGGATTACATCCAGCGGATCGCGATCGAGTGATCACCGAGTGGCAGCGAGCGACTCAGGAAAATTGCCCCTTCCAGCTCGAATATCGCTTTCAACGTCCCGACGGCACAGTGACGTGGGTCTATGGACAGGTCGTTGCAGAACGGGATGTCACGGGGCAGGCGATCGGCTACGTGGGCACGATTACCGATATTAGCGAGCGTAAGCAAGCTGAACTCACCCTGCAAACGCTGATTCAGGGAACTGCGGCCACCACCGGGCCAGACTTTTTCCCGGCCTTAGTCAGCCATATGGCCGTCGCCCTGAACGTCTCCTATGCGTTGGTGACAGAATGGGTCGATGAAGAACTGCGGACCCTGTCGTTTTGGGCCCACGGCAGGCTGCAAGCGAACTTTGCCTACCGGCCTGCCAAAACTCCCTGCGAGCGGGCCTTGCAAGACGGCCAATTTTACTGCGCAGACTCCCTTCAGCAGCGGTTCCCCGAAGACCCCGATCTGGTTGAGATGGGGGCCGAGAGTTATCTGGGCATTGCCTTACGGGATAACCAGGGACAGGCGATCGGGAACCTGTGTATCCTTAGCCAGCAACGTATCCAAGATCCAGAGCGAGCCGCCAACCTGCTGAGCGTCTTTGCTGCCCGGGCGGCTGCCGAATTGGAACGTCAACGCGCCATGGCCTCCCTGAAGCAGCTCAATCAAGCACTGGAGAGCAAGGTCGCAGAACGGACCCAGGAACTGCAGCACGTCAGTGACAAGTTCCAGCGGCTCGTGGATGATATCGGGGAGAAGTTTGTCGTCTTTAGTCATACAGGTCCCACGGGCAGACTCACCTATGTGAGTGCCGGCATCGCAGCAGTCTTTGGCATCAGCAAAGCGGAGGTCCTGGGCCAGCCCTGGCAGCAAATGTTTCAGTGGCTACCCGAAGATCTGGACGCCGCCCAGCAATCGGTGCAGCGTCTGCAGGAGAATCAGGAAGACGCTCAGCAGTTTGAGATGTGCTTTCGTCATCCGGATGGCAGTCTGCGCACAATTCACGTTGCTCAGCATGCGGTGAGAGACGCCGCCGCCCACTTGGTTGCCGTCGAAGGCATTGTGGAGGATATTACTGAGCGCAAACAGGCCGAAGCCCAACTGCGACAAACCAACGCAGAACTCGCCCGCGCCACCCGCCTCAAGGATGAATTTCTGGCCAACATGAGCCACGAACTCCGCACCCCGCTCAATGCCATCCTGGGTATGACCGAAGGACTCCAGGATGCTGTCTTTGGCGAGATCAACGCGCAACAACACAAGGCCCTGCAAACGATTGAGCGCAGTGGTTCCCATTTGCTGGACCTGATTAACGACATTCTCGACCTGTCCAAAATCGAATCGGGTCGCCTGGAGCTAGACCGTGCCCCTACGGCGATCGCCCCTCTCTGTCAATCGAGTTTGCTCTTCATCCAGCAACAGGCCCTCAGCAAACGCCTCCAGGTTGAACTCAAATTACCGCCCAATCTACCGGATCTCTTCGTGGATGAACGGCGGATCCGCCAGACGCTGATCAACCTGCTCAGCAATGCCGTCAAATTTACACCGGCAGGGGGCCGCATTACCCTCAAAGTTTCTCCCCTGCCCAGGGAAGACGGACCAGAGCAGCAGAACTGCTTGCGGCTGGCGGTGATCGATACTGGCATCGGCATTGCCCCCAAGAATCTGACCAAACTCTTTCAGCCCTTTGTCCAGATCGATAGTGACCTGAACCGTCAATATGAGGGGACCGGCTTGGGGCTGGCCCTGGTGAAACGCATTGTTGAACTCCACGGTGGCCAAGTGGCGCTCACTAGCGAGGTGGGGGTGGGCAGTTGCTTCTCCATAGACCTGCCCTGTGTTGCGATCGCACTCCCAGCTCCTCAACCCGTGCTCCCGTCAGAACCCAAACGCGACTCCTACCATCCCCGGTCAGGCGTCTCACCCTTGATTTTGCTGGCCGAAGACAATGCCGCCAATGTCAGTACCCTTTCGAGTTATCTAAAGGCCAAGGGCTATCAGATTCTGGTGGCCCACAATGGACAGGAGGCAATCGCCCTGGCCCAGGCGAACACCCCGGATTTGATTTTGATGGATATTCAAATGCCGGTCATGGATGGCTTAGAAGCCACACGCCAGATCCGACAAGATCCCAACCTGGCCCGGCTCCCGATCATTGCCCTGACCGCCTTAGCCATGCCCGGCGATCGCGAGCGGTGTTTAGCCGCCGGTGCCAGTGATTACCTCATAAAACCGGCCAGGTTGCGGCAACTCGTGAGCACCATTCATAATTTACTTGCCCCGTGA
- a CDS encoding P-loop NTPase family protein yields the protein MVSQLTISDAGSGQSSSVVRHPLLQTVAGTVQVFTAAHRSFFTNVMVQALRAAGQGTSVLVVQFLKGGIDQGPEHPTQLGQNLDWLRVDLPRCIHGPNISTAEQQALRRLWQHTQTLIRQGRYTLVVLDELSLGMAYGLIPEPEVLDMLRQRPAHVDIIFTGPQMPKSLLTIADQVTEFRRNFLP from the coding sequence ATGGTTTCCCAGCTTACGATTAGTGATGCCGGGTCAGGGCAATCCTCATCGGTCGTTCGCCATCCGTTACTACAGACCGTTGCCGGCACCGTTCAGGTTTTCACCGCCGCCCACCGCAGCTTTTTCACCAATGTCATGGTGCAAGCTCTGCGGGCTGCAGGCCAAGGCACATCGGTACTAGTAGTGCAGTTTCTCAAGGGTGGGATTGACCAGGGGCCTGAGCACCCCACTCAGTTGGGCCAAAATCTGGATTGGTTGCGGGTAGATCTGCCCCGCTGTATTCATGGTCCCAACATCAGCACTGCCGAGCAGCAAGCGTTACGGCGACTATGGCAACACACCCAGACGCTGATTCGCCAAGGACGCTACACCCTAGTCGTCCTGGATGAGTTGAGTTTAGGCATGGCCTATGGCCTAATTCCAGAACCAGAAGTGCTGGATATGTTGAGGCAGCGCCCTGCCCACGTCGATATCATTTTCACGGGTCCGCAGATGCCTAAATCGCTTCTGACCATAGCTGATCAGGTGACTGAATTTCGCCGTAACTTCCTACCCTGA
- the dcd gene encoding dCTP deaminase → MIKNDGWIHAMAAAGLIEPFEPALVRQIPLDGLSQTRPVISYGLSSYGYDIRLSPAEFRIFRHIPGTVVDPKHFCPDNLEPTALRTDTSGSYFILPAHSYGLGVALEKIQVPNNISVICIGKSTYARCGIIANLTPAEAGWRGHLTLEFSNSSSADCRIYANEGVVQLLFFEGEPCQICYDTRRGKYQDQPEQVTLARI, encoded by the coding sequence ATGATTAAAAACGATGGCTGGATCCATGCCATGGCTGCAGCAGGCCTGATCGAGCCGTTTGAGCCTGCCTTGGTCCGACAGATCCCCCTAGATGGCCTAAGTCAGACCCGACCTGTGATCAGCTACGGTTTATCTTCCTATGGCTACGACATTCGCCTATCGCCGGCGGAATTTCGGATCTTTCGCCACATTCCTGGTACCGTCGTCGATCCCAAGCACTTTTGCCCAGATAATCTAGAACCCACAGCTCTACGTACCGATACCAGCGGTAGTTACTTTATTCTGCCAGCCCATTCCTATGGCCTGGGTGTGGCTCTAGAAAAGATTCAAGTCCCCAATAACATCAGCGTTATCTGTATCGGTAAATCCACCTATGCCCGCTGTGGCATTATTGCCAATTTGACCCCAGCAGAGGCAGGATGGCGGGGTCACTTAACTCTGGAATTCTCTAATTCCTCTAGTGCTGATTGTCGCATCTATGCCAATGAGGGGGTCGTGCAGTTGCTGTTTTTTGAAGGGGAGCCCTGTCAGATTTGCTACGACACTCGCCGTGGCAAGTATCAGGATCAACCAGAACAAGTGACCTTAGCTAGAATTTAG